Proteins encoded in a region of the Scyliorhinus canicula chromosome 2, sScyCan1.1, whole genome shotgun sequence genome:
- the ftcdnl1 gene encoding formiminotransferase N-terminal subdomain-containing protein isoform X2, which produces MASPRVGFRLAVCLLNISEARKQDIVERIAKAALRDKPGVSIVTACTEAYDLIDIEQHDGIHPCLGSVDLVPIYPLSESVSLEECGKVARDIAERLSHDVPDCSMFYFGYADQPLKRNLVQRRKELNWYNRSNLKVNEIKPDVGMTVSPRYGLTGIGASPYVMNCNVTIDTQDLNIGQQIASAVRGANPGGLRGIQAMAFPHEGTVEIACNVESFKDKPPSSVTEKSRQYISYYIQGEEHLYFSPISIERQIKKLAADHGVPTVGTALVGFTPERCKNLAEQAIREGCGEFWKRHKTITM; this is translated from the exons ATGGCTTCCCCAAGAGTCGGTTTCCGCCTGGCTGTCTGTTTGCTGAACATTTCTGAAGCTAGAAAGCAAGACATTGTGGAAAGGATTGCTAAAGCTGCACTCCGTGATAAGCCCG GTGTTTCCATTGTGACAGCATGCACTGAAGCATATGATTTGATTGACATAGAACAGCATGATGGCATTCACCCTTGCCTTGGGAGTGTGGATCTTGTCCCTATTTACCCGCTCTCTGAGTCCGTTAGCCTGGAAGAGTGTGGCAAAGTGGCTCGTG ACATTGCAGAAAGATTATCCCATGATGTACCGGACTGCAGTATGTTTTATTTTGGATACGCTGATCAACCTCTCAAACGAAATCTGGTCCAACGCAGAAAAGAGTTGAACTGGTATAACAGGAGCAATTTGAAGGTGAATGAAATAAAGCCAGATGTGGGAATGACAGTTTCTCCTAGATATGGTTTAACAG gaATTGGCGCTAGTCCGTATGTTATGAACTGCAATGTGACTATAGATACGCAGGATCTGAACATCGGTCAGCAGATTGCCAGTGCTGTCCGAGGGGCCAATCCCGGCGGCCTTCGAGGCATTCAGGCAATGGCCTTTCCTCATGAGGGCACAGTGGAGATAGCCTGTAATGTGGAGAGCTTTAAAGACAAGCCTCCATCGTCTGTGACAGAAAAAAGCAGACAATATATCTCTTATTATATTCAGGGGGAAGAACACTTATACTTTTCTCCAATCTCAATAGAGAGGCAGATTAAAAAATTGGCTGCTGACCATGGAGTTCCAACGGTTGGTACTGCATTAGTTGGGTTCACGCCTGAACGCTGTAAAAACTTGGCAGAACAGGCAATACGGGAAGGGTGTGGAGAGTTCTGGAAGAGGCACAAGACCATTACTATGTAA
- the ftcdnl1 gene encoding formiminotransferase N-terminal subdomain-containing protein isoform X3 encodes MASPRVGFRLAVCLLNISEARKQDIVERIAKAALRDKPGQKKTQATVLNIFSDYDYNRSVLTLAGPIETLDIAERLSHDVPDCSMFYFGYADQPLKRNLVQRRKELNWYNRSNLKVNEIKPDVGMTVSPRYGLTGIGASPYVMNCNVTIDTQDLNIGQQIASAVRGANPGGLRGIQAMAFPHEGTVEIACNVESFKDKPPSSVTEKSRQYISYYIQGEEHLYFSPISIERQIKKLAADHGVPTVGTALVGFTPERCKNLAEQAIREGCGEFWKRHKTITM; translated from the exons ATGGCTTCCCCAAGAGTCGGTTTCCGCCTGGCTGTCTGTTTGCTGAACATTTCTGAAGCTAGAAAGCAAGACATTGTGGAAAGGATTGCTAAAGCTGCACTCCGTGATAAGCCCG GCCAGAAGAAAACACAGGCAACTGTGCTGAACATATTTTCAGATTATGACTATAACAGATCTGTCTTAACTCTTGCTGGTCCTATTGAAACATTAG ACATTGCAGAAAGATTATCCCATGATGTACCGGACTGCAGTATGTTTTATTTTGGATACGCTGATCAACCTCTCAAACGAAATCTGGTCCAACGCAGAAAAGAGTTGAACTGGTATAACAGGAGCAATTTGAAGGTGAATGAAATAAAGCCAGATGTGGGAATGACAGTTTCTCCTAGATATGGTTTAACAG gaATTGGCGCTAGTCCGTATGTTATGAACTGCAATGTGACTATAGATACGCAGGATCTGAACATCGGTCAGCAGATTGCCAGTGCTGTCCGAGGGGCCAATCCCGGCGGCCTTCGAGGCATTCAGGCAATGGCCTTTCCTCATGAGGGCACAGTGGAGATAGCCTGTAATGTGGAGAGCTTTAAAGACAAGCCTCCATCGTCTGTGACAGAAAAAAGCAGACAATATATCTCTTATTATATTCAGGGGGAAGAACACTTATACTTTTCTCCAATCTCAATAGAGAGGCAGATTAAAAAATTGGCTGCTGACCATGGAGTTCCAACGGTTGGTACTGCATTAGTTGGGTTCACGCCTGAACGCTGTAAAAACTTGGCAGAACAGGCAATACGGGAAGGGTGTGGAGAGTTCTGGAAGAGGCACAAGACCATTACTATGTAA
- the ftcdnl1 gene encoding formiminotransferase N-terminal subdomain-containing protein isoform X1, translating into MASPRVGFRLAVCLLNISEARKQDIVERIAKAALRDKPGQKKTQATVLNIFSDYDYNRSVLTLAGPIETLGVSIVTACTEAYDLIDIEQHDGIHPCLGSVDLVPIYPLSESVSLEECGKVARDIAERLSHDVPDCSMFYFGYADQPLKRNLVQRRKELNWYNRSNLKVNEIKPDVGMTVSPRYGLTGIGASPYVMNCNVTIDTQDLNIGQQIASAVRGANPGGLRGIQAMAFPHEGTVEIACNVESFKDKPPSSVTEKSRQYISYYIQGEEHLYFSPISIERQIKKLAADHGVPTVGTALVGFTPERCKNLAEQAIREGCGEFWKRHKTITM; encoded by the exons ATGGCTTCCCCAAGAGTCGGTTTCCGCCTGGCTGTCTGTTTGCTGAACATTTCTGAAGCTAGAAAGCAAGACATTGTGGAAAGGATTGCTAAAGCTGCACTCCGTGATAAGCCCG GCCAGAAGAAAACACAGGCAACTGTGCTGAACATATTTTCAGATTATGACTATAACAGATCTGTCTTAACTCTTGCTGGTCCTATTGAAACATTAG GTGTTTCCATTGTGACAGCATGCACTGAAGCATATGATTTGATTGACATAGAACAGCATGATGGCATTCACCCTTGCCTTGGGAGTGTGGATCTTGTCCCTATTTACCCGCTCTCTGAGTCCGTTAGCCTGGAAGAGTGTGGCAAAGTGGCTCGTG ACATTGCAGAAAGATTATCCCATGATGTACCGGACTGCAGTATGTTTTATTTTGGATACGCTGATCAACCTCTCAAACGAAATCTGGTCCAACGCAGAAAAGAGTTGAACTGGTATAACAGGAGCAATTTGAAGGTGAATGAAATAAAGCCAGATGTGGGAATGACAGTTTCTCCTAGATATGGTTTAACAG gaATTGGCGCTAGTCCGTATGTTATGAACTGCAATGTGACTATAGATACGCAGGATCTGAACATCGGTCAGCAGATTGCCAGTGCTGTCCGAGGGGCCAATCCCGGCGGCCTTCGAGGCATTCAGGCAATGGCCTTTCCTCATGAGGGCACAGTGGAGATAGCCTGTAATGTGGAGAGCTTTAAAGACAAGCCTCCATCGTCTGTGACAGAAAAAAGCAGACAATATATCTCTTATTATATTCAGGGGGAAGAACACTTATACTTTTCTCCAATCTCAATAGAGAGGCAGATTAAAAAATTGGCTGCTGACCATGGAGTTCCAACGGTTGGTACTGCATTAGTTGGGTTCACGCCTGAACGCTGTAAAAACTTGGCAGAACAGGCAATACGGGAAGGGTGTGGAGAGTTCTGGAAGAGGCACAAGACCATTACTATGTAA
- the ftcdnl1 gene encoding formiminotransferase N-terminal subdomain-containing protein isoform X4: MASPRVGFRLAVCLLNISEARKQDIVERIAKAALRDKPGQKKTQATVLNIFSDYDYNRSVLTLAGPIETLGVSIVTACTEAYDLIDIEQHDGIHPCLGSVDLVPIYPLSESVSLEECGKVARDIAERLSHDVPDCSMFYFGYADQPLKRNLVQRRKELNWYNRSNLKELALVRML, from the exons ATGGCTTCCCCAAGAGTCGGTTTCCGCCTGGCTGTCTGTTTGCTGAACATTTCTGAAGCTAGAAAGCAAGACATTGTGGAAAGGATTGCTAAAGCTGCACTCCGTGATAAGCCCG GCCAGAAGAAAACACAGGCAACTGTGCTGAACATATTTTCAGATTATGACTATAACAGATCTGTCTTAACTCTTGCTGGTCCTATTGAAACATTAG GTGTTTCCATTGTGACAGCATGCACTGAAGCATATGATTTGATTGACATAGAACAGCATGATGGCATTCACCCTTGCCTTGGGAGTGTGGATCTTGTCCCTATTTACCCGCTCTCTGAGTCCGTTAGCCTGGAAGAGTGTGGCAAAGTGGCTCGTG ACATTGCAGAAAGATTATCCCATGATGTACCGGACTGCAGTATGTTTTATTTTGGATACGCTGATCAACCTCTCAAACGAAATCTGGTCCAACGCAGAAAAGAGTTGAACTGGTATAACAGGAGCAATTTGAAG gaATTGGCGCTAGTCCGTATGTTATGA